Proteins co-encoded in one Oreochromis aureus strain Israel breed Guangdong linkage group 3, ZZ_aureus, whole genome shotgun sequence genomic window:
- the LOC120433916 gene encoding butyrophilin subfamily 1 member A1-like, which produces MLPQIDALSLSPVKVFSILVFHLLIHLNKAESQVVGPHQPVVAFVDDDVILPCHVEPAEDVTAEILEWTRSDLNPRFVHVWRSGQDLVNTRNPSYRGRTSLFINELKHGNISLKLSRVKLSDEGTYECSFPLMGKKSFVKLVVASDAATSPVISLSGIDKNRGGVVLQCESAGWYPEPELLWLDGEGNLLSAGPTETLRGPDDLYTVSSRVTVEKRHSNNITCSPITVKSN; this is translated from the exons ATGCTTCCACAGATAGATGCCCTCTCCCTTTCTCCAGTCAAAGTCttcagtattttggttttccatctTCTAATACACTTAAATAAAG CGGAGTCTCAGGTGGTTGGTCCACATCAACCAGTAGTTGCAtttgttgatgatgatgttatTTTACCATGTCACGTGGAGCCTGCAGAGGATGTGACAGCTGAGATATTGGAGTGGACAAGATCTGATTTGAACCCAAGATTTGTCCATGTGTGGCGATCCGGTCAGGATCTGGTGAATACAAGAAATCCTTCATACAGGGGAAGAACATCACTGTttatcaatgaactgaagcatgGAAACATTTCACTGAAACTCTCCAGAGTAAAACTCTCTGATGAAGGAACATATGAATGCAGCTTTCCTTTAATGGGGAAAAAATCTTTTGTTAAGCTTGTGGTTG CATCCGATGCTGCCACCTCACCTGTCATCAGTTTATCAGGGATTGACAAAAACAGAGGAGGAGTGGTGTTACAGTGTGAGTCTGCAGGCTGGTATCCAGAgcctgagctgctgtggttgGACGGTGAGGGAAACCTCCTCTCTGCTGGACCTACAGAGACCCTCAGAGGTCCTGATGACCTCTATACTGTCAGCAGCAGAGTGACTGTGGAGAAGAGACACAGCAACAACATCACCTGCAGTCCAatcactgtaaaatctaattag